The segment CGCTGGGGATCTCCGCCCGGCGTGCGGGCCGAATCCTTGAGGATATCGCGCAATTGCCCGATCGGGGTCTGGCGATAGGCGTCCAGGTCTACACCGAGGGCGGCGCTGGCGGCCGCGCGGAACCCCGTACGCGCCGCGCCTGGCTCGACGATCGTCACGCCGATGCCGAACGGCGCGACTTCCTGCGCGAGCGCGTCGAAGAAGCCCTCCAGCCCCCATTTGCTGGCGTGATACAGCGATGCGCCGCCATGCGTCGCCTGGCCGCCATAGGAGGAGATGGCGATCAGCCGCCCGCTGCCCTGCCGACGCAGATGGGGGAGTGCCGCGCGCGCCACTTCGATCGGCGCGAGAAGGTTGGTGGCGAGCTGGTCTTTGATCTGCTTGAGGGTGAGGCTCTCCGCCGCCCCGAAGAGGCCGTAGCCCGCATTGTTGACGACCGTGTCGATGCTGCCGAATACCGCGAACGCATCGTCCACCACGGCGCGCACCGTCTCGGTGGCGCGCAGGTCGAGCGTGGCGACGTGCAGTCGATCGGGGTAACGGGCGCGAAGATCGGCCACGCGCTCGATCGCGCGAACGGTACCGAATACGCGATCGCCGCGCGCGAGCAGGGTTTCGGCCAGCGCGCGGCCCAGGCCGCTGCTGATGCCGGTAATGAACCAGTTGGACATGCTGTTTCTCCTTCGCCGCTCAGGCGAGCCGGCGCAGGGTTTCGAGGCGGAGCGGTTCGGCGAGCAGTTCGTCGAAGCGCGCAGCGAGCGCGGTGAAGCTGGCGCCAGCGGTGTGAGCATCGATCGCGGCCTGATCCTCCCAGGCCTCCACCATCACCACCGTTCCCGGGTGCTCACGGCTGAGATGCGGCACATAGGCGATGCAGCCCGGCTCCTCGCGAACGGCGGGCACGACCGCAAGAACCGCGTCGATCAGCGCCTGCTCCTTGCCCGGTTTGGCGACGAGATGGGCGATGAGATGGATGTGGTCGGTGTCGGTCATGGATATCCTCACTTCAACAAGACCGGGCCGGCCCCGATCTTCACGCGCAGCAATTGATAGGGCGGCCTGCGCAGATCCTTGCCCTGATGGAAGCCGGGCTGGCCGTAGAGCTGGTTGGCCGTGAAATAGAGATAGCCGTCGGTGCCGACCGACAGCGTGTCCGGCCACAGGATGCGCGGGTCGCGCGCGATCGTCTTCCAGGCGCCGTCCGCGAAGCTGCGGATGGCGCCCTGTTCGTAATCGCCGGCGTAGATCACGCCGCGATCATCCTCGGCCAGGCCATCCGACGGCGCCTTGGGGCCAAGGTCGCGGATCGCGGCAGCGATGGTTGCGTCGTCGGTCGCCGGGTCCCGCAGCAGCGCTGTGGGCACGGCGTAGAAGTGGCGGCTGGAGAGCTCGCAGTAATAGAGCGTCGCTCCGTCCGGCGAGATGGCGATGCCATCCGTCGCCACCAGCCACGGGCTCGCCGCGCCGCCAGCGGGCCGGTTCATCAGCACCGCGCCCTCGATGCGCGGGGTGAAGCCCGGATCGGGCATGGTGCTGGCATGGCCGGACAGGCGGCGCAGTGCCTTGCCGCTGGCAAGATCGACGACGATGAGCCCTCCAGGGCCCTTCACCGAACTGTCGGTAATATAGGCGACGCCGGCCTCACCCTGGCGGAGATCGAAGCGGACATCGTTCAGATAGGTGGTGGGCAGCACCACATCGGGACCCAGCACGATCGTGCGGACGATCTTGTCGGTCGTCAGGTCGATCGCGACGAGCTTCGCGCCGCCGGCAATCGGCGCGGCGAAACCGGGCGCGGCGGTGTCGAGCACCCAGAGCCGGTTGGCACCGTCCGCGACGACGCTTTGCACGCTGAGGAAATGGCGAGCCGGGTCGCCCTTGGGATCGTTGGTCGCGGCATCGGGATAGGCGATCACCTTGCCGTCGCGAAGCTCGCCCACCGCGAAGGGCGGGTGATCTCCCCATTGGGGGTAGTTGAGGAAGATGCGC is part of the Sphingomonas sp. genome and harbors:
- a CDS encoding SDR family oxidoreductase, whose product is MSNWFITGISSGLGRALAETLLARGDRVFGTVRAIERVADLRARYPDRLHVATLDLRATETVRAVVDDAFAVFGSIDTVVNNAGYGLFGAAESLTLKQIKDQLATNLLAPIEVARAALPHLRRQGSGRLIAISSYGGQATHGGASLYHASKWGLEGFFDALAQEVAPFGIGVTIVEPGAARTGFRAAASAALGVDLDAYRQTPIGQLRDILKDSARTPGGDPQRMATAIIESASDETAPLRLVLGSDAQSILDRALSARLEQVRAQVETASRTDAVAA
- a CDS encoding putative quinol monooxygenase, whose product is MTDTDHIHLIAHLVAKPGKEQALIDAVLAVVPAVREEPGCIAYVPHLSREHPGTVVMVEAWEDQAAIDAHTAGASFTALAARFDELLAEPLRLETLRRLA
- a CDS encoding L-dopachrome tautomerase-related protein: MKHIATALALASAAITAPALAQPARVEVVANLTGAMPTGVTIAPNGRIFLNYPQWGDHPPFAVGELRDGKVIAYPDAATNDPKGDPARHFLSVQSVVADGANRLWVLDTAAPGFAAPIAGGAKLVAIDLTTDKIVRTIVLGPDVVLPTTYLNDVRFDLRQGEAGVAYITDSSVKGPGGLIVVDLASGKALRRLSGHASTMPDPGFTPRIEGAVLMNRPAGGAASPWLVATDGIAISPDGATLYYCELSSRHFYAVPTALLRDPATDDATIAAAIRDLGPKAPSDGLAEDDRGVIYAGDYEQGAIRSFADGAWKTIARDPRILWPDTLSVGTDGYLYFTANQLYGQPGFHQGKDLRRPPYQLLRVKIGAGPVLLK